Proteins encoded within one genomic window of Thiothrix litoralis:
- the rnpA gene encoding ribonuclease P protein component, with protein MDAGSPIAESFPRCVRLTRGVEFQRVFQQGKRLHANGLNARAAANTVGFPRLGMAIAKKALRRAHERNRIRRLVRESFRHHQATLPAVDLVLMCRSDVLTMSNAELFQQLEGLWLRLHKLYSADLGKPNETALP; from the coding sequence TTGGATGCAGGTTCACCAATTGCTGAAAGTTTCCCGCGCTGTGTTCGCCTGACCCGTGGGGTTGAATTCCAGCGGGTTTTTCAGCAAGGTAAACGTCTGCACGCCAATGGTCTGAATGCTAGAGCCGCCGCCAACACGGTCGGCTTTCCGCGTTTAGGGATGGCGATTGCTAAAAAAGCTTTACGGCGTGCCCACGAACGTAATCGTATTCGGCGGTTGGTGCGGGAAAGTTTCCGTCACCATCAAGCGACCCTACCGGCGGTGGATTTGGTACTGATGTGCCGTTCTGATGTTCTGACGATGAGTAACGCTGAACTTTTCCAGCAACTGGAAGGTTTATGGTTACGCCTGCACAAGCTATACTCTGCCGATCTGGGCAAACCCAATGAGACTGCCCTACCCTAA
- the rpmH gene encoding 50S ribosomal protein L34, with protein MKRTFQPSKIHRARTHGFRARMATADGRKILSARRAKGRARLIP; from the coding sequence ATGAAAAGAACCTTTCAACCGAGCAAAATCCACCGCGCCCGTACCCACGGTTTCCGTGCCCGTATGGCTACCGCAGATGGTCGCAAGATCCTGAGTGCCCGCCGTGCTAAAGGCCGCGCACGCCTGATTCCTTAA
- the mnmE gene encoding tRNA uridine-5-carboxymethylaminomethyl(34) synthesis GTPase MnmE encodes MWNNPDTIAAVATPPGRGGVGIIRISGQLVPALATAMLGSLPAPRQAVHRLFKAADGTPLDDGIALYFPAPHSFTGEDVLELQGHGGTVVLDMLLKRCLELGVRLARPGEFSERAFLNDKLDLAQAEAIADLIDSGSEQAARSALRSLQGEFSTAVNTLLTGLIELRVYVEAALDFPDEEIDFLADAAVTNRLETIKQQLHTIFLKARQGSLLRDGMHLVIVGRPNAGKSSLLNALAGQETAIVTEIAGTTRDVLRERINLDGMPLHIVDTAGLRDSDDPVEKIGIERAWAEIAKADLILLLVDDTSHDEPENAAILARLPPHLPRITVHNKVDLSGKQPGKQGEHLYISAKQSLGIEELRAELKTRMGYQGEAEDTFIARRRHLQALAETQAAVERAEYQLREFNAGELMAEELRQAQDTLGQITGRFTPDDLLGEIFSSFCIGK; translated from the coding sequence ATGTGGAATAATCCTGACACCATCGCTGCCGTAGCCACGCCGCCGGGGCGCGGTGGGGTTGGGATTATCCGCATCTCCGGCCAGCTCGTTCCGGCGCTTGCCACTGCTATGCTAGGTTCTCTCCCTGCCCCACGTCAGGCGGTGCACCGTTTGTTCAAGGCTGCCGATGGTACGCCGCTGGATGATGGTATCGCGCTGTATTTCCCCGCCCCCCATTCCTTTACTGGCGAAGACGTGCTGGAACTGCAAGGCCACGGCGGTACGGTCGTGCTCGATATGTTGCTCAAGCGCTGTCTGGAACTAGGGGTAAGGCTGGCGCGACCCGGCGAATTTTCCGAACGCGCCTTCCTCAACGACAAGCTGGATTTGGCACAGGCGGAAGCCATTGCTGACCTGATTGATTCGGGGTCGGAACAGGCGGCACGCTCGGCGCTGCGTTCCCTGCAAGGCGAGTTTTCCACGGCGGTGAATACCCTGCTGACTGGCCTGATTGAGCTGCGGGTGTACGTGGAAGCGGCGCTGGATTTTCCCGATGAGGAAATCGACTTTCTGGCCGATGCGGCTGTCACCAATCGTCTGGAAACGATCAAACAGCAATTACACACGATTTTCCTGAAAGCCCGCCAAGGCAGCTTGCTGCGTGACGGGATGCATTTGGTGATCGTGGGCAGGCCGAATGCAGGCAAGTCCAGCCTGCTGAACGCACTGGCGGGGCAAGAAACCGCGATTGTTACCGAAATCGCCGGAACCACCCGTGATGTGCTGCGCGAACGCATTAACCTCGACGGAATGCCGTTGCACATTGTTGATACTGCCGGTTTGCGCGACAGCGACGACCCGGTGGAAAAGATCGGCATCGAACGTGCTTGGGCTGAAATTGCCAAGGCCGATTTGATCCTGCTGCTGGTCGATGACACTAGCCATGATGAACCGGAGAATGCGGCGATTCTGGCGCGTTTACCGCCTCACCTGCCGCGTATTACTGTGCATAACAAGGTGGATTTGAGTGGCAAGCAACCCGGCAAACAAGGCGAACACCTTTACATTTCTGCTAAACAATCTTTAGGTATTGAGGAGCTGCGGGCAGAACTCAAAACCCGCATGGGCTATCAGGGCGAAGCGGAAGATACCTTCATCGCCCGCCGCCGCCATTTGCAGGCATTGGCCGAAACCCAGGCGGCTGTAGAACGGGCTGAATACCAGCTACGCGAATTCAACGCGGGGGAACTGATGGCGGAAGAGTTGCGTCAGGCGCAGGATACGCTGGGGCAGATTACCGGCAGGTTCACCCCAGATGATTTGTTAGGCGAGATATTCAGTTCGTTTTGTATCGGCAAGTAA
- the yidC gene encoding membrane protein insertase YidC: MDSQRPFLYLTLLFMLFLIWTTWQQDHAPKPPVSAASSAPAMVNSAGQEVPAQGMPTALPGQAAPLAANGIVGQTVTVRTDTLVLKINTRGGEILETDLPTYPVSLDTPDKPVKVLDLNGRNYVAQSGLQHLTVEGVDAKTLAPDHLAMYGAAQTEYTLASGQDELVVPLVWQGANGVTVTKRFTFKRGSFLVNVEHEVKNNSTSIWSGTEYNQLKHGESAHAGGMLSGVQAYVGGAYYHDGKFSKLSFSDMAETPASGDVTGGWVAMVEHYFISAWVPPKGQNDQYYSMITNNQGVKGYVLGMRSAAKQIAPGASDSFKSSFYVGPKDQDMLSSIAPGLDLTVDYGIFAFISKPIFWLMQVIHNVVGNWGWTIIFLTIIIKALFFWPSAVSYKSMAKMKAVSPKLKELNERFVDDPQGKQKAMMEIYRKEKINPLGGCLPMIIQIPVFMGLYWVLQGSVELRQAPWILWYKDLSLMDPWYVLPLIMGASMYFQQKLNPPQVDPMQQKIFQFMPVIFTVMFLFFPAGLVLYWVVNNILSMAQQWYINKKIVGHA; this comes from the coding sequence ATGGATTCGCAACGTCCTTTCTTGTATCTCACCCTGTTATTCATGCTGTTCTTGATTTGGACAACGTGGCAACAGGATCATGCCCCCAAACCCCCTGTATCTGCTGCCAGTAGTGCGCCAGCAATGGTCAATAGCGCTGGGCAAGAGGTTCCAGCACAAGGTATGCCTACTGCGCTGCCTGGACAAGCTGCTCCACTGGCTGCTAATGGTATTGTTGGTCAAACGGTGACTGTGCGTACCGATACGCTGGTGCTGAAAATCAACACCCGTGGTGGCGAAATTCTGGAAACCGATTTGCCGACCTACCCGGTAAGCCTCGATACCCCTGATAAGCCCGTCAAGGTGCTGGATTTAAACGGGCGTAACTACGTGGCGCAATCGGGTTTGCAGCATCTAACCGTAGAAGGAGTGGATGCTAAGACACTCGCTCCTGACCATCTGGCGATGTATGGCGCAGCACAAACGGAATATACCTTGGCGAGTGGTCAGGATGAGCTGGTTGTACCCCTGGTTTGGCAAGGTGCGAACGGTGTGACCGTGACCAAGCGCTTTACCTTTAAGCGCGGCAGTTTTCTGGTCAATGTCGAACACGAAGTCAAAAACAACTCCACCAGTATCTGGAGTGGCACTGAATACAATCAGCTTAAACACGGCGAGTCTGCACACGCAGGTGGAATGCTGAGTGGCGTTCAGGCTTATGTGGGCGGTGCTTACTACCATGATGGCAAGTTTTCCAAACTGTCTTTTTCTGACATGGCAGAAACACCGGCTAGTGGCGATGTTACGGGTGGGTGGGTCGCCATGGTGGAACATTACTTCATCAGCGCATGGGTTCCGCCCAAAGGCCAGAATGATCAGTACTACAGCATGATCACCAATAATCAGGGTGTGAAAGGCTATGTGCTGGGAATGCGCAGTGCGGCTAAACAAATTGCACCGGGTGCAAGCGATAGCTTCAAAAGTAGTTTCTACGTTGGTCCGAAAGATCAGGATATGTTGTCCAGTATCGCGCCGGGGCTTGATCTGACAGTGGATTACGGCATTTTTGCATTCATTTCCAAGCCGATTTTTTGGTTGATGCAAGTGATCCATAATGTCGTTGGCAACTGGGGTTGGACGATCATTTTCTTGACCATCATCATCAAGGCGTTGTTCTTCTGGCCTTCTGCTGTCAGTTATAAGTCGATGGCGAAAATGAAGGCGGTTTCCCCCAAGCTGAAAGAGCTGAATGAGCGTTTTGTGGATGACCCACAAGGCAAGCAAAAAGCGATGATGGAGATCTACCGCAAGGAAAAGATCAACCCATTGGGTGGTTGTTTGCCGATGATTATCCAGATTCCGGTATTCATGGGGCTGTATTGGGTATTGCAAGGCAGTGTGGAACTACGGCAAGCGCCGTGGATATTGTGGTACAAGGATTTGTCGCTGATGGATCCGTGGTATGTGCTGCCACTGATCATGGGCGCTTCCATGTATTTTCAACAGAAGCTCAACCCGCCACAGGTTGACCCAATGCAGCAGAAAATCTTCCAGTTCATGCCGGTTATTTTCACGGTGATGTTCCTGTTCTTCCCGGCCGGTCTGGTACTGTACTGGGTAGTGAACAATATTCTGTCGATGGCTCAGCAATGGTACATCAACAAGAAAATCGTGGGACATGCTTAA
- the dnaN gene encoding DNA polymerase III subunit beta, translated as MRLIQTREHLLESLQATLGAIEKRHTAPILENVLLRIQGNQSFWRGTDLELEIATHTPIMDGADGEITLPARKLADICKSLAAESIVNLEVQEDKRARVTSGRSRFELATLPASEFPELEDIGEVHTLELPENTLKHLLESAAFAMANQDVRYYLNGLLLEVNPDGVRTVATDGHRLSLCFHNFEMTGVEQSRQLIIPRKGVLELSRLLRNDCQVPLQIQSSQNHLRVQLDNLRFTTKLVDGRYPDYRAAVPGGGQIQVDLDRKAFKDMLNRVAILSNEKFRGVRLSLSENRLKVEANNPEQEVATDELDVHYTGKDFSIGFNVTYLLDAVNHLSGETLRLHCNSPESSVLLTDPDDETVRNVIMPIRL; from the coding sequence ATGAGACTGATCCAAACACGCGAACACCTACTTGAATCCTTGCAAGCCACCCTAGGAGCTATCGAGAAACGCCACACTGCCCCTATTCTGGAAAACGTTTTGCTGCGCATCCAAGGCAACCAGTCCTTCTGGCGCGGCACCGATCTGGAACTGGAGATTGCCACCCACACACCGATCATGGATGGTGCTGATGGTGAGATCACCCTGCCTGCCCGTAAACTCGCTGACATTTGCAAGTCCCTAGCAGCGGAAAGCATTGTCAATCTAGAAGTACAGGAAGATAAGCGCGCTCGCGTTACTTCAGGCCGTAGCCGTTTTGAGTTAGCTACCCTACCCGCCAGCGAGTTCCCGGAACTGGAAGACATTGGTGAAGTCCACACGCTGGAATTGCCGGAAAATACTTTGAAACACCTGCTGGAAAGTGCAGCTTTCGCTATGGCCAATCAGGATGTGCGTTACTACCTCAATGGCTTGTTGCTGGAAGTAAACCCTGATGGGGTACGCACCGTTGCCACTGACGGTCATCGTCTTTCCCTGTGCTTCCATAATTTCGAAATGACCGGGGTTGAGCAAAGCCGTCAATTGATCATCCCCCGCAAAGGTGTGCTGGAATTGTCCCGCTTGCTGCGTAACGATTGCCAGGTTCCCCTGCAAATCCAGAGCAGCCAGAACCATTTGCGGGTACAGCTCGACAACTTGCGTTTCACCACTAAACTGGTAGACGGACGTTATCCCGATTACCGAGCAGCAGTCCCCGGTGGTGGGCAAATTCAGGTGGATCTCGACCGCAAAGCCTTCAAGGATATGCTCAATCGAGTGGCTATCCTCTCCAATGAAAAATTCCGGGGAGTTCGTTTGTCCTTGAGTGAAAACCGCCTGAAAGTTGAAGCCAACAATCCTGAGCAAGAAGTTGCTACCGATGAATTGGATGTGCATTACACAGGTAAAGATTTCAGCATTGGTTTCAATGTTACCTATTTGCTGGATGCCGTGAACCACTTAAGTGGTGAAACCCTACGGTTACATTGCAACTCACCGGAAAGCAGTGTGTTACTCACAGACCCTGATGATGAGACGGTGCGTAATGTTATTATGCCCATCCGTTTATAA
- a CDS encoding ProQ/FINO family protein — protein MTDEKPRKTLSITCKPVSPTAVEQDGKAPTGIKRTGKRIITRDQLPQAAPAKPKPPKPKPSKAKKPPRKPVRKLVTPPSELRARELNDSLNGFAVWLQRQPLALGIEKQVFRYIADHHLSASKRVVQRLLYAHTHRRDYLQAVAAGGMRYGLDGQEAEAITAAERDYAGQRLATLFP, from the coding sequence ATGACCGACGAAAAGCCCCGTAAAACGCTGTCTATTACGTGCAAACCTGTCAGCCCTACGGCGGTAGAACAGGATGGCAAAGCGCCTACGGGCATTAAACGCACGGGAAAACGCATCATTACCCGTGACCAATTGCCCCAAGCTGCACCCGCGAAACCTAAACCACCCAAGCCGAAACCCAGCAAAGCCAAAAAGCCACCGCGCAAGCCAGTTAGAAAGTTGGTTACGCCGCCTAGCGAATTACGGGCGCGTGAATTGAATGATTCGCTGAATGGGTTTGCGGTGTGGCTTCAGCGTCAACCGTTGGCGTTGGGGATCGAAAAGCAGGTATTCCGCTACATTGCCGACCATCACTTGAGTGCATCCAAACGGGTGGTGCAACGCTTGCTGTATGCCCATACGCACCGACGTGACTATTTGCAAGCGGTGGCAGCGGGCGGGATGCGTTACGGACTGGATGGACAGGAAGCTGAAGCGATTACGGCGGCAGAACGTGATTATGCAGGGCAGAGACTTGCAACGCTTTTTCCATAA
- the dnaA gene encoding chromosomal replication initiator protein DnaA gives MLWQQCLQQLEQEVPDSEINTWLRALHAVEKRQALYLLAPNTIVLQQVHEQYLPRILFHSRILTGDNEFDVMLQIGSSIPTAPPPLLSTPVQQTTYTKQPTYPQINKPAPAHNGWNHSSQPATLTPAPVSERFANALNPRMTFANFVEGKSNQLACATSQQVGDQPDTSYNPLFIYGGVGLGKTHLMHAIGNRILEREPGARVIYVYAERFVNDMISAIRNSRMEEFKQHYRHLDALLIDDIQFFAGKDRSMEEFFHTFNALLEGQKRIILASDKFPRDLEGIEDRLKTRFNWGLTVQIESPDLETRVAILRKKAEDAGLRLPNDVSFFIGKRFHSNIRDLEGALQRVIASMRLKCVTSVTMDFVQNALRDQLASQDKMVSMGNIKKIVSQYYNIRVTDMDSKSRTRSLARPRQIAMALSKELTNHSLPEIGDEFGGRDHTTVLHACRKVVELRDSDPKLEEEYRILFRTLTS, from the coding sequence ATGCTTTGGCAACAATGTTTACAGCAACTCGAACAGGAAGTCCCTGACAGTGAAATCAACACTTGGCTACGTGCCTTGCACGCGGTTGAAAAGCGCCAAGCACTTTACCTGCTAGCTCCCAACACCATCGTTTTGCAACAAGTCCATGAGCAGTATTTGCCTCGCATCCTGTTCCATTCACGCATCCTGACAGGCGACAATGAATTTGATGTGATGTTACAGATTGGCTCTTCTATCCCAACTGCACCGCCCCCCCTACTCAGCACGCCAGTACAACAGACAACGTACACCAAGCAGCCAACTTATCCACAGATCAACAAACCCGCCCCTGCACACAATGGCTGGAATCACTCATCCCAACCAGCGACGTTGACGCCCGCGCCCGTCAGCGAGCGTTTTGCCAATGCGCTGAACCCACGCATGACCTTTGCCAATTTCGTGGAAGGTAAATCCAACCAACTGGCCTGTGCCACCTCGCAACAGGTTGGTGACCAACCGGACACCAGTTACAACCCCCTGTTTATCTACGGCGGGGTAGGCTTGGGCAAAACCCACCTGATGCACGCCATCGGCAACCGCATCCTCGAACGCGAACCGGGTGCACGGGTGATTTATGTGTACGCAGAACGTTTCGTCAACGACATGATTTCCGCGATCCGCAATTCGCGCATGGAAGAGTTCAAGCAACACTACCGTCACCTGGATGCCCTGCTGATCGACGATATCCAGTTTTTTGCAGGCAAAGACCGCTCGATGGAAGAATTTTTCCATACTTTCAATGCCCTGTTGGAAGGCCAGAAACGCATCATCCTCGCCAGTGACAAATTCCCGCGTGATCTCGAAGGCATTGAAGATCGCCTTAAAACCCGTTTCAACTGGGGCTTGACCGTCCAGATCGAATCCCCCGACCTGGAAACACGCGTCGCCATCCTGCGTAAAAAGGCTGAGGATGCCGGGTTACGCTTGCCCAACGACGTGAGCTTTTTCATTGGCAAACGCTTCCATTCCAACATCCGCGATCTGGAGGGTGCTTTACAACGGGTCATCGCCAGTATGCGCCTCAAGTGCGTCACCAGCGTAACCATGGATTTCGTACAAAACGCCCTGCGTGACCAGTTAGCGAGCCAAGACAAAATGGTCTCAATGGGCAACATCAAGAAGATCGTATCGCAATACTACAATATACGAGTGACAGACATGGATTCCAAAAGCCGTACCCGCTCACTGGCACGTCCGCGCCAGATAGCCATGGCGTTATCCAAGGAACTGACTAACCACAGCCTGCCTGAAATTGGTGATGAATTTGGCGGGCGTGACCATACCACGGTGCTGCACGCTTGCCGTAAGGTAGTGGAACTGCGCGACTCTGATCCCAAGCTGGAAGAGGAATACCGTATCCTGTTTCGGACGTTAACAAGCTGA
- the recF gene encoding DNA replication/repair protein RecF (All proteins in this family for which functions are known are DNA-binding proteins that assist the filamentation of RecA onto DNA for the initiation of recombination or recombinational repair.): protein MWISRLNVQHCRVIHSAELALTEHVNVLYGDNASGKSSLLEALAVLSRGRSFRTPRIAEVITRGKNELTVAASVEQGVILQSYPLGITKSAENTRIRINHADVQQQAELSAHVPLTLIHPGSVELLTGSPTNRRAFLDWIAFYRFAEFNMAWRNYQRVLKQRNACLRDAKQRQALPQWTRQLIALQPILWRYRQDALTALNAALQGCAELLTAIVPQLVLSSGFPAGIYPQDEQQLAQFFSEKTEQELKQGFTLYGAHRADLHILLEGIPALRVASRGQLKILAVGLLLAQSHAIADDTTKRGIIAIDDLASELDEQNQQALYNTLQTAQQQLIITSTHHQPLKNWVNAAKVFQVKHGQVFAES from the coding sequence GTGTGGATAAGTCGTCTTAACGTCCAACATTGTCGAGTTATCCACAGTGCAGAGTTGGCGTTAACCGAACACGTGAATGTTCTGTATGGGGATAACGCTTCTGGTAAGTCCAGTTTACTAGAGGCGCTCGCCGTATTATCACGCGGACGCTCGTTCCGCACGCCACGGATTGCCGAGGTGATTACTCGTGGAAAAAATGAACTAACGGTTGCTGCTAGTGTTGAACAGGGCGTTATCCTGCAAAGTTATCCACTGGGGATCACTAAAAGTGCTGAAAATACACGCATTCGTATCAACCACGCCGATGTACAACAGCAAGCAGAATTAAGCGCACACGTACCATTGACCCTGATTCATCCAGGTTCCGTTGAGTTACTCACCGGTAGCCCAACGAACCGCAGGGCATTTTTGGATTGGATAGCCTTTTATCGCTTTGCTGAATTCAACATGGCGTGGCGTAACTACCAACGGGTCTTAAAGCAACGTAATGCTTGTCTACGCGACGCTAAGCAACGTCAAGCCCTACCTCAGTGGACTCGGCAGTTAATCGCCTTACAGCCGATTCTGTGGCGTTACAGACAAGATGCTCTAACCGCGCTCAATGCCGCATTACAGGGTTGTGCAGAGTTACTCACAGCCATTGTCCCGCAGCTTGTACTCAGCAGTGGTTTTCCCGCCGGGATTTATCCACAGGATGAGCAGCAGTTAGCTCAATTTTTCAGCGAAAAAACCGAACAAGAATTGAAACAAGGTTTCACCCTGTACGGCGCACACCGTGCCGATCTACATATTCTGCTAGAAGGTATTCCCGCGTTACGGGTCGCTTCACGTGGACAACTCAAAATCCTCGCGGTTGGTTTATTATTAGCGCAAAGCCATGCCATTGCCGATGACACCACAAAACGCGGTATAATCGCGATTGACGACCTGGCCTCAGAATTGGATGAGCAAAACCAACAAGCGTTGTACAATACTTTGCAGACAGCACAGCAACAATTAATCATAACCAGTACCCATCACCAACCCCTGAAGAACTGGGTGAATGCCGCTAAAGTGTTTCAGGTGAAACACGGGCAAGTGTTTGCAGAAAGCTAA